One part of the Plasmodium yoelii strain 17X genome assembly, chromosome: 13 genome encodes these proteins:
- a CDS encoding E1-E2 ATPase, putative: protein MNDEISKRLFPYDSKYFKEIFDKYINDDDYKKDLRALKSSQNLMEEIVSKGTGLNFYIEHNLNDNFLKACKLPFFKKLLKILQENNNEEIEEKKINENNTIENFNEFEEENEIKIKEQKTYNLEKINSVPLKSSLNKKTNNNDTASQIIKTQDLFVFNKKINMINNYRVYRYCSNVIQSLPSLTYMSVIKIYFTNYPLKIFLSCIYFYTFVTYICDRNNVIEFLESFIFLILVTAGCFGLAWVHYIKENRISMITSKYNDYKENYVCRNFLKTQKEKKEVKHFRFESKKTVEIKKYSKYFFLKSFLTRINEELYDYETRKNGKFSCYMMEHYKENCLEENCHEENYHEENNGINSGNTNSGIIDDKKNKKLINGKTDDIETKYDINMCEDTSSSLCNFELNIGENIGKENELLNYIIFGNNIYRINRKNLLVGDIIYLSKGDMIPADGILIQCNNMIVDESNILKYNTKKYVNKISLNKYIYEMNKMREKNMDELENEINELEKGKKLSYFQILNSKIKTRFKKYSNFNNRKKKKNVYPRLEDTYNEDKESDYENNRETCFTEINGKINQINNSNEEYDDNKIKSFYSYFNIYEYSPLLLSESVVMEGNGIMIATCVSKNKQMFHNSIKRIEENTNLEIIINSYSKNVVILILFYCSLCILFIFIHFLINLIENNMQTYSYNLLMFLLNTVIIENLKYLLLSIDNMPLLLQNCIAINYKEIMDESYIIKSKNIFEKVLQTNTIFIDINKYINYKSVLFFFNTEYIVSFNNDLISHQMNFQNKIKSYTEFVENEQGHEICTHLFFSLLIQTVLATSNLYRYNEDSIDIDLSLLDCISSLKLNISYYYIKKNNILNIISNKNYYVMSFVFSDHSYMNKIDRPKMNKKKHYKEDQLQNKKNVLRIFIRGKPDVVLPKCSQYFDGQFFSKDIEKFREKVSQIEESKYDLTICFAYKEIIIGEKEKADLFSYKENNEYNFGNIEMNNNMNSTYLKYGEMDDFTCISIFVFEKTISNRFYVDYKIIESNNLHIKLFTKYDIEKIKKIFNNFPDFISKFKFYDSNSMYGININSNVNLKLGNNKINEKYNSNRHYVNTMETDNSKLENIYVDNKNETKDINITKNILNKENESERFNLKYSSYNSSLVHTFINNESMKEYSFFLNNNVFYNCSKNKLIDLLYISKSYRRTNCVVTNNNDYFIKNKELCNIRVCDIRSKDIVKNKSDIILLNRSLYDYIKLRYFSNSMLMNIKLFIEYNICLYICIVALSIISTLINGLEFLTTVQILYIYIIKNIIFHYISCSRKSNYCVGKKRCKNASYSYNVFSKDEISNLISSIVSKLIILIIIFLFGHLFIPEVSWNFVNSDVREFFEFSEFSFSNNQTKKRYYNTIRSCIRFKKNLENIKIANNINIKNDYRTIEEWEHHISPNRHTTIIFNIFFLFFFFSYIYIYIKTFLAEIDMYCEQIKTNKKENHKYLSLLKNKTLSKDINNMIKEFKFDEDNIKTTNEIQSLNGSQNCQKIYCGDDSCNYCDANNNEQNNINITDQYNDSTKNNDIDIQTSSLYSIKNYLKEKVSFIDTDKKKMLFDCLIGNYKTILAFIFLLLLHIIIIQYGSFVFNFHVKGLTLVQWGICFLFCLLDFLLCYIISVTNIFSISTNFIKSFQGLHEAPKRTMFDAMNDYKRSYISQRYKYDRKSTSQRWV from the exons CTGGactaaatttttatatagaacATAATTTGAAtgacaattttttaaaagcaTGCAAATtgccattttttaaaaagttgttaaaaatattgcaagaaaataataatgaagaaattgaagaaaaaaaaataaatgaaaataatacaattgaaaattttaacGAATTTGAAGaggaaaatgaaataaaaataaaagaacaaaaaacttataatttagaaaaaataaatagtgtACCCTTGAAATCGAGTTTGAATAAAAagacaaataataatgatacaGCTAGccaaattataaaaactcaagatttatttgtatttaataaaaaaattaatatgataaataattatagGGTTTATAGATATTGCTCAAATGTAATTCAATCATTACCTTCACTTACTTATATGTCTgtaatcaaaatatattttacaaattatccattaaaaatatttttatcatgtatttatttttatacatttgtaacatatatatgtgaCCGTAATAATGTAATAG AATTTTTGGAATCCTTTATATTTCTAATATTAGTAACAGCGGGATGTTTTGGGCTCGCTTGGGTGCATTATATAAAAGAGAACCGAATTAGCATGATAACgtcaaaatataatgattataaagaaaattatgtGTGTCGAAATTTCTTAAAAACacaaaaggaaaaaaaagaagtaAAGCATTTTCGATTTGAGAGCAAAAAAACagttgaaataaaaaagtactcgaaatatttttttttaaaaagtttTTTAACTCGAATAAATGAAGAATTATATGATTATGAGACTCgcaaaaatggaaaattctCGTGCTATATGATGGAAcattataaagaaaattgCCTCGAAGAAAATTGTCACGAAGAAAATTATCACGAAGAAAATAATGGAATAAACTCGGGTAATACCAATTCAGGTATTatagatgataaaaaaaataaaaaattaataaatggaaAAACAGATGATATAGAAACAAAATATGACATAAATATGTGTGAAGATACAAGTAGCAGTTTATGTAATTTTGAATTAAATATAGGAGAAAATATCggaaaagaaaatgaactattaaattatataattttcggaaataatatatatagaattaacagaaaaaatttattagtAGGCGATATTATATATCTGTCTAAAGGTGATATGATACCAGCAGATGGAATACTAATACAATGTAATAACATGATTGTAGATgaatcaaatatattaaaatataatacaaaaaaatatgtaaataaaataagtttaaataaatatatatatgaaatgaataaaatgagagaaaaaaatatggatgaattagaaaatgaaataaatgaattagaaaaaggaaaaaaattaagttatTTTCAGATATTAaattcaaaaattaaaacacgatttaaaaaatatagtaattttaataatagaaaaaaaaaaaaaaatgtctatccAAGATTAGAAGATACATATAATGAAGATAAAGAATCagattatgaaaataatagaGAAACATGTTTTACAGaaataaatggaaaaataaatcaaattaACAATTCAAATGAAGaatatgatgataataaaataaaatcattttattcatattttaacatttatGAATATTCTCCATTATTACTTTCTGAATCAGTTGTAATGGAAGGTAATGGAATAATGATAGCAACTTGTGttagtaaaaataaacagATGTTTCACAATTCAATAAAAAGAATTGAAGAAAATACAAATCTTGAAATCATAATAAATAgttattcaaaaaatgttgttatattaatattattttattgttctTTATGtatactttttatatttattcattttttgataaatttaatagaaaataatatgcaaacatattcatataatttgttaatgtttttattaaatactGTTATAAtcgaaaatttaaaatatctattattatctATTGATAACATGCCTTTGTTATTACAAAATTGTATAGCTATAAATTACAAAGAAATCATGGATGAatcttatataattaaaagcaaaaatatttttgagaAGGTTTTACAGACTAATACAATCTTTATagacataaataaatatatcaattataaatctgttttattttttttcaatactGAATATATTGTATCATTTAATAATGATCTTATATCTCATCAAAtgaattttcaaaataaaataaaatcctATACTGAATTTGTAGAAAATGAACAAGGCCATGAAATATGtacacatttatttttttcattactaATTCAAACTGTTCTAGCAACTAGCAATTTATATAGATATAACGAAGATTCCATTGATATAGATTTATCTTTACTTGATTGTATATcttcattaaaattaaatatttcatattattatattaaaaaaaataatattcttaacattatttcaaataaaaacTATTATGTAATGTCTTTTGTTTTTTCGGATCACTcttatatgaataaaatagATCGCccaaaaatgaacaaaaaaaaacattataaaGAAGATCAActccaaaataaaaaaaatgtgttaaGAATATTTATAAGAGGGAAACCAGATGTGGTGTTGCCCAAGTGTAGTCAATATTTTGATGGACAATTTTTTTCCAA agaCATAGAAAAATTTCGAGAAAAGGTTAGCCAAATTGAGGAAAGCAAATATGATCTAACAATTTGCTTTGCATAcaaagaaataataataggagaaaaagaaaaagcagatttattttcatataaagaaaataatgaatataattttggaaatatagaaatgaataataatatgaacagtacatatttaaaatatggaGAAATGGATGATTTTACATGTATTTcgatttttgtttttgaaaaaacTATTAGTAATAGATTTTATGTagattataaaattatagaatcaaataatttacatataaaattattcacaaaatatgatatagaaaaaataaaaaaaatatttaataattttcctgattttatttcaaaatttaaattttatgattcTAACTCTATGTATggaattaatataaatagtaatgtGAATCTAAAATtgggaaataataaaattaatgaaaaatataatagtaataGACATTATGTTAATACAATGGAAACAGATAATTCCaaattagaaaatatttatgtagataataaaaatgaaacaaaagacataaatattacaaaaaacattttaaataaagaaaatgaaagtGAAAGATTTAATCTAAAATATAGTAGTTATAACAGTAGTTTAGTACAcacatttataaataatgaaagtATGAAagaatattcattttttttaaataataatgtattttataattgctcaaaaaataaattaatagatttattatatatatcaaaatcATATAGAAGAACCAATTGTGTAgtaacaaataataatgactattttataaaaaataaagaattatgTAATATAAGAGTTTGTGATATAAGAAGTAAAgatattgtaaaaaataaaagtgatattatattattaaatagaAGTTTGTATGATTATATTAAGTTAAGATATTTTTCTAATTCTATGTTAATGAATATCAAATTGTTTATAGAATATAacatatgtttatatatatgtattgttGCACTTTCAATTATTTCAACTCTTATAAATGGATTAGAATTTTTAACTACAGTTcagatattatatatatatataatcaaaaatattatatttcattatatttcatGTTCTAGAAAAAGTAATTATTGTGTTGGAAAAAAACGATGTAAAAATGCTAGCTATTCTTATAATGTGTTTAGTAAAGATGAAATAAGTAATTTAATTTCGTCTATAGTTTCAAagttaataattttgataataatatttttatttggacATTTATTCATACCAGAAGTTTCTTGGAATTTTGTAAATAGTGATGTACGagaattttttgaattttctgaattttcattttcaaacAATCAAACAAAAAAACGTTATTATAATACAATTAGATCATGTATacgttttaaaaaaaatttagaaaatataaaaattgcaaataacataaatataaaaaatgattatagaACTATAGAAGAATGGGAACATCATATAAGCCCTAATAGACAtactactattatttttaatattttttttcttttttttttcttttcatatatatatatttatattaaaacattCCTTGCTGAAATTGATATGTATTGTGAGCaaattaaaacaaacaaaaaagaaaatcaTAAATATCtttctttattaaaaaataaaacattatctaaagatataaataacatgATAAAAGAATTTAAGTTTGATGAAGATAACATTAAAACTACAAATGAAATACAATCCTTAAATGGTAGTCAAAATTGTCAAAAGATATATTGTGGTGATGATTCATGTAATTATTGTGatgcaaataataatgaacaaaataatataaatataacgGATCAATATAATGAttctacaaaaaataatgatatagaTATACAAACAAGTTCATTATAtagtattaaaaattatcTTAAAGAAAAAGTTAGTTTTATTGATACtgataaaaagaaaatgttaTTTGATTGTCTTATTGGAAATTATAAAACTATTTtagcttttatatttttattattattacatattattataatacaatatGGATCTTTCGTATTTAATTTTCATGTAAAGGGATTAACTTTAGTTCAATGGggaatttgttttttattttgtctttTAGATTTTTTACTTTGTTATATTATATCAGTTACTAATATATTTAGCATATCTACGAATTTTATCAAAAGCTTTCAGGGTTTACATGAAGCTCCCAAGCGAACAAT GTTTGATGCAATGAATGATTACAAAAGAAGCTACATATCTCAAAGATATAAATACGATAGGAAATC AACAAGCCAACGCTGGGTATAA
- a CDS encoding nucleoside diphosphate hydrolase, putative produces the protein MEDTINTNFEDNKDELVIIVDGKNNFINYKPRKDMRLNNLWHRSSSIFVFTKIDNEYFIYIHKRSKIKDYCPSYYNIGFGGVLAKGETYLDNALKELEEESGIKKKPEELFELGMFKCDTEYIKSFAMSYVTIIDPDFTTIPQPNEVEFITRHSIKEFENIFLKEKFTEISQGIYNNFKDKLTHESLEEIYKQIWKKKL, from the exons ATGGAGGACACAATTAACACCAACTTTGAAGATAACAAAGATGAACTTGTAATTATAGTTGATgggaaaaataattttataaattataagcCTCGTAAAGATATGcgattaaataatttatggCATAGATCATCATCTATTTTTGTTTTCACTAAGATAgataatgaatattttatatatatacataaaagatcaaaaataaaagattatTGTCCatcatattataatattggATTTGGAGGCGTATTAGCAAAAGGTGAAACTTATTTAGATAATGCGCTTAAAGAATTAGAAGAAGAAAgtggaataaaaaaaaaacctgAAGAGCTATTTGAATTGGGCATGTTTAAATGTGATACTGAATATATAAAGTCATTTGCTATGTCTTat GTCACAATTATAGACCCAGATTTTACGACAATACCCCAACCAAATGAAGTGGAATTTATAACAAGGCATTCAATAAaagaatttgaaaatatatttctcaaAGAAAAATTTACCGAAATAA GTCAAGgtatatataacaacttTAAAGACAAACTGACACATGAAAGCTTAGAAGaaatttataaacaaatttggaaaaaaaaattgtaa